A genome region from Triticum aestivum cultivar Chinese Spring chromosome 2B, IWGSC CS RefSeq v2.1, whole genome shotgun sequence includes the following:
- the LOC123045917 gene encoding S-adenosylmethionine decarboxylase proenzyme, with amino-acid sequence MESKGGKKSSSSSSLMYEAPLGYSIEDVRPAGGAKKFSAAYSNCAKKPSMAAPTSAIGFEGYEKRLEITFSEASIFADPHGRGLRALSRAQIDSVLDLARCTIVSELSNKDFDSYVLSESSLFIYSQKIVIKTCGTTMLLLTIPRILELAEELCMPLAAVKYSRGMFIFPGAQPAPHRSFSEEVDVLNRYFGHLKSGGNAYVIGDPAKPGQKWHIYYATEQPEQPMVTLEMCMTGLDKKKASVFFKTSADGHVSCAKEMTKLSGISDIIPEMEVCDFDFEPCGYSMNAINGSAFSTIHVTPEDGFSYASYEVMGMDASALAYGDIVKRVLRCFGPSEFSVAVTIFGGRGHAATWGKKLDAEAYDCNNVVEQELPCGGVLIYQSFAANEEVAVSAGSPRSVFHCFEAETVESHPLVKEGKLANLLAWRAEDSLEEGVVLCE; translated from the exons ATGGAGTCAAAGGGTGGCAAAAAGTCTAGCAGTAGTAGTTCCCTGATGTACGAAGCTCCCCTCGGCTACAGCATTGAAGACGTTCGACCTGCTGGAGGCGCCAAGAAGTTCTCTGCTGCATACTCGAAC TGCGCGAAGAAGCCAT CAATGGCTGCCCCGACCTCTGCGATCGGATTTGAGGGCTACGAGAAGCGCCTTGAGATCACCTTCTCTGAGGCATCAATCTTTGCTGACCCTCATGGTCGTGGCCTGCGCGCCCTCTCCAGGGCCCAGATTGACTCTGTTCTTGATCTTGCACGGTGCACCATTGTGTCCGAGCTCTCCAACAAGGACTTTGACTCGTACGTGCTATCCGAGTCGAGCTTGTTTATCTACTCTCAGAAGATTGTGATCAAGACCTGTGGGACTACCATGCTCCTGCTCACCATTCCAAGGATTCTCGAGCTGGCTGAAGAGCTGTGCATGCCGCTTGCTGCTGTGAAGTACTCCCGTGGGATGTTCATCTTCCCCGGTGCACAGCCTGCTCCCCACAGGAGCTTCTCTGAGGAGGTTGATGTCCTGAACCGCTACTTTGGCCACCTGAAGTCTGGTGGCAATGCCTATGTGATTGGAGACCCAGCGAAGCCTGGCCAGAAGTGGCACATCTACTATGCCACCGAGCAACCTGAGCAGCCCATGGTCACCCTGGAGATGTGCATGACTGGGCTCGACAAGAAGAAGGCCTCTGTGTTCTTCAAGACTTCTGCTGATGGCCATGTCTCCTGTGCTAAGGAGATGACCAAGCTCTCTGGTATCTCTGACATCATCCCTGAGATGGAGGTCTGCGACTTCGACTTCGAGCCCTGCGGCTACTCCATGAACGCCATCAACGGATCTGCCTTCTCCACCATCCATGTGACCCCCGAGGACGGCTTCAGTTACGCGAGCTACGAGGTCATGGGCATGGACGCTTCGGCCCTGGCCTATGGCGACATCGTCAAGAGGGTCCTCCGGTGCTTTGGCCCTTCAGAGTTCTCAGTGGCGGTCACCATCTTCGGTGGCCGCGGCCATGCCGCCACCTGGGGCAAGAAGCTCGACGCCGAGGCATACGACTGCAACAACGTTGTGGAGCAGGAGCTCCCCTGTGGAGGCGTCCTCATCTACCAGAGCTTTGCCGCGAACGAAGAGGTTGCTGTCTCTGCCGGGTCGCCCAGGTCCGTCTTCCACTGCTTCGAGGCCGAGACTGTGGAGAGCCACCCGCTGGTCAAGGAAGGCAAGCTCGCCAACCTCCTCGCATGGCGAGCGGAGGATTCTCTGGAGGAGGGCGTGGTGCTGTGCGAGTGA